From a region of the Salinispira pacifica genome:
- a CDS encoding acyl-CoA dehydrogenase family protein, translated as MDVQYGFFEKLYSGEYDSSMLVRNYDESIDEAKVQKFMESYDALIKDFPAREIEAQGVVPDALMKGLKEIGIFGLLIDKKYGGLGFTLSEYLRVVEEMARHDMALVLVPLAHLSIGLKGILLYGSEEQKKQYLTPAASGEMVFGYALTEPKQGSDAQNVDTKAILSDDGSHYVLNGTKTYITNANYAGAYTVFAQLDPENRPGYMGAFIVERKWDGVSTGPDMPKMGLKVSSTAALKFKDVKVPKENLIAAEGDGFKIAMNVLNYGRLGLGAASAGLMNQSVQDMIKRATSRKQFSMPISEFELIQEKIVRSDAHAMAARSMTYFTAKMLEDDHLMNVAMESSHTKLYGTNRCWDTLYDALQAAGGSGYISTQPYEKRMRDFRVTTIFEGTTEIHSIYPPLTVFRSWGKLLKSGEKSKLSVFTDLPRPRLGSPVYSDPLLNQGFKLAKKLEKRFRKLASLGLRTYGKKIAGKEYFLRSMTHLNVAAFALLSSASVLESNKTNGRALEAADRRRYEYLMTEARQLLEDTPKQGISSLEEAGSALWKELK; from the coding sequence ATGGACGTACAGTACGGTTTTTTTGAAAAGCTTTACAGCGGTGAATACGATTCATCGATGCTGGTCCGCAACTATGATGAATCCATAGACGAGGCCAAGGTACAGAAGTTTATGGAGTCATACGACGCCCTGATTAAAGATTTTCCTGCGCGGGAGATCGAGGCTCAGGGAGTGGTGCCCGATGCATTAATGAAGGGCTTGAAGGAGATCGGAATATTCGGGCTTCTGATCGATAAAAAATACGGAGGACTGGGTTTCACCTTAAGCGAGTATCTCCGGGTGGTTGAGGAAATGGCCCGGCACGATATGGCACTGGTACTGGTGCCCCTGGCCCATCTTTCCATCGGTCTGAAAGGAATTCTGCTGTATGGCAGTGAAGAGCAAAAGAAGCAGTATCTCACTCCTGCAGCTTCCGGAGAGATGGTATTCGGATACGCACTTACCGAACCCAAGCAGGGAAGCGATGCCCAGAATGTGGATACCAAGGCGATCCTTTCCGATGACGGCAGCCATTATGTGCTCAACGGTACCAAAACCTATATAACCAACGCCAATTACGCAGGAGCCTACACGGTGTTTGCCCAGTTGGATCCGGAGAACCGGCCGGGTTATATGGGAGCATTCATCGTTGAGCGGAAATGGGATGGCGTAAGCACCGGCCCTGATATGCCGAAAATGGGACTGAAGGTGAGCTCCACCGCAGCACTGAAATTCAAGGATGTGAAAGTCCCCAAAGAAAACCTCATTGCAGCTGAAGGAGACGGCTTCAAAATCGCCATGAACGTGCTGAACTACGGACGCCTGGGGCTGGGAGCTGCCTCCGCCGGATTGATGAACCAGAGCGTCCAGGACATGATCAAACGGGCAACCAGCCGGAAGCAGTTTTCCATGCCCATTTCCGAATTTGAGCTGATTCAGGAAAAGATTGTACGCTCCGACGCCCACGCCATGGCCGCCAGAAGCATGACCTACTTTACTGCGAAGATGCTGGAAGACGATCATCTGATGAACGTGGCCATGGAAAGTTCTCACACCAAACTATACGGTACCAACCGCTGTTGGGACACCCTCTATGATGCCCTCCAGGCTGCCGGCGGATCCGGCTATATCTCAACCCAGCCCTACGAAAAACGGATGAGGGATTTCAGGGTAACCACCATATTTGAGGGAACCACGGAAATTCATTCCATTTACCCTCCCCTCACCGTGTTCCGCAGCTGGGGAAAGCTGCTGAAGTCCGGTGAGAAATCCAAACTGTCGGTTTTCACCGATCTGCCCCGGCCCCGTCTGGGATCACCCGTGTACAGCGATCCTCTGCTGAACCAGGGATTCAAACTGGCCAAAAAGCTGGAAAAGCGCTTCAGAAAACTGGCATCTCTTGGACTGAGAACATACGGGAAAAAGATTGCCGGAAAGGAATATTTTCTGCGGAGCATGACTCATCTGAATGTGGCTGCCTTTGCCCTCCTCTCTTCGGCATCGGTGCTGGAATCAAACAAGACCAACGGAAGAGCCCTTGAAGCCGCAGACCGCAGAAGATACGAATATCTGATGACGGAGGCGCGACAGCTTCTGGAGGATACTCCAAAGCAGGGAATCAGCAGCCTGGAAGAAGCCGGCTCTGCCCTGTGGAAGGAATTGAAGTAA
- a CDS encoding YhdH/YhfP family quinone oxidoreductase, producing MSESRQSIPQAFPAFIAREEADGNVKAAAGTWQEKDLPPQGVDIQVEYSCLNYKDALSAIGNKGVSPNYPHIPGIDASGIRMDSGEKVVITGFDLGMGSPGGLAAYARVPEAWLIPLPSSLDSYRAMTYGTAGVTAGLCVQALLDRGVKPDHGPVLVSGATGGVGSIAVSILAGMGFEVHGVTGKDDKHAWLKSIGAAQVIPRDEFLVKKDRPLMRPEYIGAVDTVGSSMLHRILRSLKFSGTVAACGMVGGTELETNIFPFILRDVALIGIASADSSRERKKAIWSKLADEWSVDWLQEDAKLIRLDELPSAVEQILAGGVSGRIVVNPGE from the coding sequence ATGAGCGAGTCCAGACAATCAATCCCCCAGGCCTTCCCGGCCTTTATTGCCCGGGAGGAAGCTGACGGCAATGTGAAGGCCGCAGCGGGAACATGGCAGGAAAAAGACCTTCCTCCCCAGGGTGTGGACATTCAGGTGGAGTACAGCTGCCTCAATTACAAGGATGCACTTTCGGCCATAGGCAATAAGGGCGTAAGCCCCAATTATCCTCATATTCCCGGAATAGATGCCTCCGGAATCCGGATGGATAGCGGGGAGAAGGTTGTAATTACCGGCTTTGATTTGGGTATGGGCAGTCCCGGGGGCCTTGCCGCCTATGCCAGGGTACCTGAAGCCTGGCTTATTCCCCTGCCTTCTTCACTGGACAGCTACCGGGCCATGACCTATGGAACCGCCGGAGTCACTGCAGGGTTGTGCGTACAGGCACTTCTGGACAGGGGAGTCAAACCTGACCACGGCCCCGTACTTGTCAGCGGAGCAACCGGAGGAGTCGGAAGCATTGCAGTGAGTATTCTGGCGGGAATGGGATTTGAAGTGCACGGAGTTACCGGCAAGGACGATAAGCATGCCTGGCTCAAATCAATAGGGGCCGCACAGGTGATTCCCCGGGATGAGTTTCTGGTAAAGAAGGATCGTCCTCTCATGCGCCCTGAATATATCGGAGCCGTAGATACAGTTGGATCCTCCATGCTCCACAGAATTCTCCGCAGCCTGAAATTTTCCGGCACCGTGGCAGCCTGCGGAATGGTCGGCGGGACGGAGCTGGAGACCAATATTTTCCCCTTTATTCTCAGGGATGTGGCACTTATCGGGATTGCCAGCGCAGATTCAAGCCGTGAGAGGAAAAAAGCGATCTGGAGTAAACTGGCAGATGAATGGTCTGTGGACTGGCTTCAAGAAGATGCAAAACTTATACGCCTGGATGAGCTGCCCTCTGCGGTGGAGCAGATTCTGGCAGGCGGGGTAAGCGGCAGGATAGTGGTAAACCCCGGGGAATAA
- a CDS encoding ParA family protein — MKCRTVGVYSTKGGVGKTTSAVNLAFLAAREGYSTLLWDLDTQGSATFYCQQRAKVKGGVKKLIHKKTDISKVVKGTAYDNLSMIPSDTSVRKLDLFVNEMKNSKKALKRVLKDLKQEFDLIFLDSPPGMSVLSESIFYAADVLMVPTIPSTLSIRTLETLDEQYASLELEQNQIIPFFNLVDLRKKMHREILEIYAQDPRFLSSFIPNASIVEQMGFRQAPLLSFNRASKASKRYLELWAEFGRRAGI; from the coding sequence ATGAAGTGCAGAACAGTGGGAGTGTACAGCACCAAAGGCGGGGTGGGAAAAACCACTTCGGCTGTGAATCTGGCGTTTCTCGCGGCACGGGAGGGATACAGTACGTTGCTGTGGGACCTGGATACCCAGGGAAGCGCCACCTTTTACTGTCAGCAGCGGGCGAAGGTGAAGGGCGGGGTAAAAAAACTCATTCACAAGAAAACAGATATTTCCAAAGTAGTGAAGGGTACAGCATATGACAATCTTTCAATGATTCCATCCGATACTTCGGTGCGGAAACTGGATCTCTTTGTCAATGAAATGAAAAATTCAAAAAAGGCGTTGAAGAGGGTTCTCAAAGATCTGAAGCAGGAATTTGATTTGATCTTCTTGGATTCCCCTCCGGGGATGAGTGTTCTCTCAGAAAGTATATTTTACGCTGCTGATGTTCTGATGGTTCCAACCATTCCCAGCACCCTTTCCATCAGGACCCTGGAAACTCTTGATGAGCAATATGCTTCTCTGGAACTTGAGCAAAACCAGATTATTCCATTTTTCAATCTGGTGGATCTCCGGAAAAAGATGCATCGGGAAATTCTGGAAATTTATGCCCAGGATCCGAGGTTTTTATCAAGTTTCATTCCAAATGCAAGCATTGTTGAGCAGATGGGTTTTCGTCAGGCCCCCCTTCTGTCATTTAACAGAGCTTCGAAAGCCTCAAAGCGGTACCTTGAACTGTGGGCCGAGTTCGGCCGGCGGGCTGGCATCTGA
- a CDS encoding Gfo/Idh/MocA family protein: MDQIRWGILGCGGIASSFASDLQHSSSAVLKAVASRDAKRARKFSETYGAESYHSSYEGLLDNPDVDAVYIATPHPFHFSQARMVIQAGKHVFCEKPVCMNTAQLNTLMAEAEKAGVFLGEAYWTAYFPLVKMLKELSEASLLGELLHIDASFCSKLPDMPEQRWLNPDLGGGSLLDIGIYPLAFSMHLFADTPGTVRSMMIPGSTGVDIHEQISLSFPSGGTAALTSSFRFDHPHVARIIFRHGSVYLPDFFHPRDMILYPESNADIDSMEVPDAVEMHKIDHVNENSPYDGVHFSHSFQGQGYQFEIEAVSRCLLELNGGQAPEEYMYGVDRSLEVLGVLDALRKDWNLVYPGETSI, translated from the coding sequence CGATGGGGAATTCTGGGATGCGGGGGCATTGCCTCGTCATTCGCCTCGGATCTTCAGCATAGCAGCTCCGCAGTTCTGAAAGCCGTTGCCAGCAGAGACGCAAAGCGGGCCAGGAAGTTCAGTGAAACATACGGGGCGGAGTCTTACCACTCCAGCTATGAGGGATTGCTGGATAATCCGGATGTGGATGCGGTGTATATAGCCACCCCCCATCCGTTTCATTTCAGTCAGGCACGGATGGTGATTCAGGCCGGAAAACACGTGTTCTGCGAGAAGCCGGTTTGCATGAATACAGCCCAGTTGAACACCCTTATGGCCGAGGCGGAGAAAGCCGGGGTTTTCCTGGGAGAGGCGTATTGGACTGCATACTTTCCCCTCGTCAAGATGCTCAAGGAACTCAGCGAGGCTTCTTTGCTTGGCGAGCTGCTTCATATTGATGCCAGTTTCTGTTCCAAACTTCCGGACATGCCGGAACAGCGCTGGCTGAACCCCGACCTGGGAGGCGGAAGTCTTCTGGACATCGGGATATATCCGCTGGCATTCAGTATGCATCTCTTTGCTGATACCCCCGGGACTGTGAGAAGCATGATGATTCCCGGATCCACCGGGGTTGATATACACGAACAAATATCCTTGTCCTTTCCCTCCGGGGGGACGGCTGCTCTCACCTCAAGCTTCCGGTTTGACCATCCACACGTTGCCAGAATTATTTTCCGTCATGGCAGCGTCTACCTTCCGGACTTTTTTCATCCCCGGGACATGATTCTGTATCCCGAGTCCAACGCCGATATAGATTCAATGGAAGTTCCCGATGCCGTGGAAATGCATAAAATTGATCATGTGAACGAAAACAGCCCATACGACGGAGTGCATTTTTCCCACTCCTTTCAGGGACAGGGCTATCAATTTGAAATAGAAGCCGTCTCACGCTGCCTACTGGAACTCAACGGCGGGCAGGCTCCCGAAGAATACATGTATGGAGTGGACCGCAGCCTTGAGGTGCTTGGAGTTTTGGATGCTCTTCGGAAAGATTGGAATCTGGTGTATCCCGGAGAAACAAGCATATGA